Proteins from one Peromyscus eremicus chromosome 8a, PerEre_H2_v1, whole genome shotgun sequence genomic window:
- the Itgb4 gene encoding integrin beta-4 isoform X3, whose product MAGPCSSLWVKLLLAAMLSASLPGNMANRCKKAQVKSCTECIRVDKSCAYCTDELFKERRCNTQAELLAAGCRGESVLVMESGLEITENTQIDTTLHRSQVSPQGLHVRLRPGEERNFVFKVFEPQESPMDLYILMDFSNSMSDDLDNLKQMGQNLARILRQLTSDYTIGFGKFVDKVSVPQTDMRPEKLKEPWPNSDPPFSFKNVISLTESVEEFLDKLQGERISGNLDAPEGGFDAILQTAVCTRDIGWRADSTHLLVFSTESAFHYEADGANVLAGIMNRNDEKCHLDATGTYTQYKTQDYPSVPTLVRLLAKHNIIPIFAVTNYSYSYYEKLHKYFPVSSLGVLQEDSSNIVELLEEAFYRIRSNLDIRALDSPRGLRTEVTSDTFQKTETGSFHIKRGEVGTYNVQLRAVEDIDGTHVCQLAEEDQRGNIHLKPSFSDGLRIDASVICDVCPCELQKEVRSAHCHYRGDFMCGHCVCNEGWSGKTCNCSTGSLSDTQPCLREGEDKPCSGRGECQCGRCVCYGEGRYEGHFCEYDNFQCPRTSGFLCNDRGRCSMGQCVCEPGWTGRSCDCPLSNATCIDSNGGICNGRGFCECGRCHCNQQSLYTDTTCEINYSAIRLGLCEDLRSCVQCQAWGTGEKKGRTCEDCSFKVKMVDELKKAEEVVEYCSFRDEDDDCTYSYTVEGDGSPGPNSTVLVHRKKDCPPGSFWWLIPLLIFLLLLLALLLLLCWKYCACCKACLGLLPCCNRGHMVGFKEDHYMLRENLMASDHLDTPMLRSGNLKGRDTVRWKITNNVQRPGFATHAASTSPTELVPYGLSLRLARLCTENLMKPGTRECDQLRQEVEENLNEVYRQVNGAHKLQQTKFRQQPNAGKRQDHTIVDTVLLAPRSAKQTLLKLTEKQVEQGSFHELKVAPGYYTLTAEQDARGMVEFQEGVELVDVRVPLFIRPEDDDEKQLLVEAIDVPVGTATLGRRLVNITIIKEQASGVVSFEQPEYSVSRGEQVVRIPVIRHILDNGKSQVSYSTQDNTAHGHRDYVPVEGELLFHPGETWKELQVKLLELQEVDSLLRGRQVRRFHVQLSNPKFGAHLGQPNSATVIIGEQDETDRSLINQELSPPPPRGDLGAPQNPNAKAAGSRKIHFNWLPPPGKPMGYRVKYWIQGDSESEAHLLDSKVPSVELTNLYPYCDYEMKVCAYGAQGEGPYSSLVSCRTHQEVPSEPGRLAFNVVSSTVTQLSWAEPAETNGEITAYEVCYGLVNEDNRPIGPMKKVLVDNPKNRMLLIENLRESQPYRYTVKARNGAGWGPEREAIINLATQPKRPMSIPIIPDIPIVDAQGGEDYESFLMYSDDVLRSPASSQRPSVSDDTGCGWKFEPLLGEELDLRRVTWRLPPELIPRLSASSGRSDEDSSVAGGADGEGSGWIRGATPRPPGEHLVNGRMDFAYPGSASSLHRMTAANAAYGTHLSPHLSHRVLSTSSTLTRDYHSLTRTEHSRSGTLPRDYSTLTSLSSQDSRGAVGVPDTPTRLVFSALGPTSLKVSWQEPQCDRVLLGYSVEYQLLNGGELHRLNIPNPGQTSVVVEDLLPNHSYVFRVRAQSQEGWGREREGVITIESQVHPQSPLCPLPGSAFTLSTPSAPGPLVFTALSPDSLQLSWERPRRPNGDILGYLVTCEMAQGGGQATTFRVDGDNLESRLTVPGLSENVPYKFKVQARTTEGFGPEREGIITIESQDGGPFPQLGSHSGLFQNPLQGEYSSITTTHSTTTEPFLMDGLTLGSQRLEAGGSLTRHVTQEFVSRTLMASGSLNTQVDQQFFQT is encoded by the exons cagcctgTGGGTGAAGCTGCTGCTGGCAGCAATGTTGAGTGCCAGTCTTCCTGGAAACATGG CCAACCGCTGCAAGAAGGCTCAGGTGAAGAGTTGTACGGAGTGCATCCGTGTGGATAAGAGCTGTGCCTACTGCACAGACGAG CTGTTCAAGGAGAGGCGATGCAACACCCAGGCGGAGCTTCTGGCTGCAGGCTGCCGGGGAGAGAGCGTGCTGGTCATGGAGAGCGGCCTTGAGATCACAGAG AACACCCAGATTGACACCACCCTGCACCGCAGCCAGGTGTCTCCCCAAGGCCTGCACGTCCGGCTGCGACCGGGTGAGGAGCGTAACTTTGTGTTCAAGGTGTTTGAGCCCCAGGAGAGCCCCATGGATCTGTATATCCTTATGGACTTCTCCAACTCCATGTCTGACGATCTGGACAACCTCAAGCAGATGGGGCAGAACCTGG CCAGGATCCTGCGCCAGCTCACCAGTGACTACACTATTGGATTTGGAAAGTTTGTGGACAAAGTCAGTGTCCCTCAGACAGACATGAGGCCTGAGAA GCTGAAGGAGCCCTGGCCCAACAGCGACCCCCCATTCTCCTTCAAGAATGTCATCAGCTTGACAGAGAGTGTGGAAGAATTCTTGGACAAACTGCAAGGAGAGCGCATCTCAGGCAACCTGGACGCTCCTGAAGGGGGCTTCGATGCCATCCTGCAGACCGCTGTATGCACA AGGGACATCGGCTGGAGGGCTGACAGCACCCACCTGCTGGTGTTCTCCACCGAGTCTGCCTTCCACTATGAGGCTGATGGTGCCAATGTGCTGGCTGGCATCATGAACCGTAATGATGAGAAGTGCCACCTGGATGCCACAGGCACCTACACCCAGTACAAGACACAGGACTACCCATCTGTGCCCACACTGGTGCGCCTGCTCGCCAAACACAACATCATACCCATCTTTGCCGTCACCAACTACTCTTACAGCTACTATGAG AAACTTCATAAGtattttcctgtctcctcactggGAGTGCTGCAGGAGGACTCATCCAACATCGTGGAGCTGCTGGAGGAGGCCTTCTAT CGAATTCGCTCCAACCTGGATATCCGGGCTCTGGACAGCCCACGAGGCCTGAGGACGGAGGTCACCTCCGATACATTCCAGAAGACAGAGACGGGGTCCTTTCACATCAAGCGGGGAGAAGTG GGCACATACAATGTACAGCTTCGGGCAGTGGAGGACATAGATGGGACACACGTGTGCCAGCTGGCAGAGGAAGACCAAAGAGGCAACATCCACCTAAAACCGTCCTTCTCCGATGGCCTCCGCATAGACGCGAGCGTCATCTGTGATGTGTGCCCCTGTGAGCTG CAAAAGGAAGTGCGGTCAGCTCACTGCCACTACAGAGGAGACTTCATGTGTGGACACTGTGTGTGCAACGAGGGCTg GAGTGGCAAGACCTGTAACTGCTCCACGGGCTCTCTGAGCGACACGCAGCCCTGCCTGCGTGAGGGGGAGGACAAACCCTGCTCCGGCCGCGGCGAGTGCCAGTGTGGACGCTGTGTGTGCTACGGCGAAGGCCGCTATGAGGGTCACTTCTGCGAGTACGACAACTTCCAGTGTCCCCGCACCTCTGGATTCCTGTGCAATG ATCGAGGACGCTGCTCCatgggacagtgtgtgtgtgagcctggTTGGACAGGCCGCAGCTGTGACTGTCCCCTCAGCAACGCCACCTGCATCGATAGCAATGGG ggCATCTGCAATGGCCGAGGCTTCTGTGAGTGTGGCCGCTGCCACTGCAACCAGCAGTCACTCTACACGGACACCACCTGTGAGATCAACTACTCCGCG ATCCGCCTGGGCCTCTGTGAGGACCTGCGCTCCTGTGTGCAGTGCCAGGCCTGGGGCACTGGGGAGAAGAAAGGGCGCACGTGTGAGGACTGCAGCTTCAAAGTCAAGATGGTCGACGAGCTTAAGAAAG CGGAAGAGGTGGTGGAGTACTGTTCCTTCCGGGACGAGGACGATGACTGCACTTACAGCTACACCGTGGAGGGCGACGGCAGTCCTGGGCCCAACAGCACCGTGCTGGTACACAGGAAGAAAG ACTGCCCTCCCGGCTCCTTCTGGTGGCTCATCCCCCTGCTCATCTTCCTCCTGTTGCTCCtggcgctgctgctgctgctctgctgGAAATACTGTGCCTGCTGCAAG GCCTGCCTGGGGCTTCTCCCTTGCTGCAACCGAG GTCACATGGTGGGCTTCAAGGAAGATCACTATATGCTCCGGGAGAACCTGATGGCCTCCGACCACCTGGACACGCCCATGCTCCGCAGTGGAAACCTTAAGGGCCGAGACACAGTCCGCTGGAAGATCACCAATAATGTGCAGCGACCTGGTTTTGCCACCCATGCCGCCAGCACCAGCCCCACGGAGCTTG TGCCCTACGGGCTGTCTCTACGCCTTGCCCGCCTCTGCACTGAGAACCTCATGAAGCCCGGCACTCGAGAATGTGACCAGCTGCGCCAGGAGGTGGAGGAAAAT CTGAATGAAGTGTACAGACAGGTCAACGGTGCACACAAACTCCAGCAGACAAAGTTCCG ACAGCAACCCAATGCCGGGAAAAG GCAAGACCACACCATTGTGGACACGGTGCTGTTGGCGCCCCGATCGGCCAAGCAGACCCTACTGAAGCTGACAGAGAAGCAAGTGGAGCAGGGGTCCTTCCATGAACTCAAGGTGGCCCCTGGATACTACACCCTCACCGCGGAGCAGG ATGCCCGGGGCATGGTGGAGTTCCAGGAGGGTGTAGAGCTGGTGGATGTGCGAGTGCCCCTCTTCATCCGGCCTGAGGATGATGATGAGAAGCAGCTGCTGGTGGAGGCTATCGATGTTCCCGTGGGTACTGCTACCCTTGGTCGCCGCCTGGTaaacatcaccatcatcaaggAGCAAG CCAGCGGGGTAGTGTCCTTTGAGCAGCCTGAGTACTCCGTGAGCCGTGGAGAGCAGGTAGTCCGCATCCCTGTCATCCGGCACATCCTGGATAACGGCAAGTCCCAGGTCTCCTACAGCACACAGGATAATACAGCACATGGCCACCGG GactatgtccctgtggagggtgAGCTGCTCTTCCACCCAGGAGAgacctggaaggagttgcaggtgAAGCTCCTGGAGCTGCAGGAAGTAGATTCCCTCCTGCGTGGCCGCCAGGTCCGCCGCTTCCACGTCCAACTCAGCAACCCTAAGTTCGGAGCCCACCTGGGCCAGCCCAACTCAGCCACCGTCATCATCGGGGAGCAAG ATGAAACAGACAGGAGCCTCATAAATCAGGAACTCTCACCACCGCCACCCCGTGGGGACCTGGGTGCCCCACAGAACCCCAATGCCAAGGCTGCCGGGTCCAGGAAGATCCATTTCAACTGGCTGCCCCCTCCTGGCAAGCCAATGGGATACAGG GTGAAGTACTGGATCCAGGGCGACTCCGAGTCTGAAGCCCACCTGCTGGACAGCAAGGTGCCCTCGGTGGAGCTCACCAACCTGTATCCCTATTGCGACTACGAAATGAAGGTGTGTGCCTACGGGGCACAGGGTGAGGGGCCCTATAGCTCACTCGTGTCCTGCCGCACCCATCAGGAAG TGCCCAGTGAGCCAGGGCGACTGGCTTTCAATGTTGTCTCTTCTACGGTGACCCAGTTGAGCTGGGCTGAGCCAGCTGAGACCAATGGCGAGATCACAGCCTACGAGGTCTGCTATGGACTGGTCAACGAGGACAACC GACCCATTGGACCCATGAAGAAGGTGCTGGTGGACAACCCCAAGAACCGGATGCTGCTCATTGAGAATCTGCGAGAATCCCAGCCATATCGATACACAGTGAAGGCACGAAATGGGGCAGGATGGGGACCCGAGAGAGAGGCTATCATCAACCTGGCCACGCAGCCCAAGCGGCCCATGTCCA TTCCCATCATCCCAGACATCCCCATTGTGGACGCCCAGGGTGGAGAAGACTACGAAAGCTTCCTCATGTATAGTGACGATGTTCTGCGCTCCCCAGCCAGCAGCCAGAGGCCCAGTGTTTCTGATGACACTG GCTGCGGCTGGAAGTTCGAGCCCCTGCTCGGGGAGGAGCTGGACCTGCGGCGCGTCACGTGGCGGCTGCCCCCGGAGCTCATCCCGCGTCTGTCCGCCAGCAGCGGGCGCTCCGACGAAGACAGCAGCGTTGCGGGGGGCGCGGACGGGGAGGGCAGCGGCTGGATCCGCGGGGCTACGCCCCGGCCCCCGGGAG AGCACCTGGTGAACGGCCGGATGGACTTTGCCTATCCAGGCAGTGCAAGCTCCCTACACAGGATGACCGCGGCCAATGCTGCCTACGGCACACATCTGAGCCCGCACCTGTCCCACCGAGTGCTGAGTACATCCTCCACCCTCACTCGCGACTACCACTCTCTGACCCGCACAGAGCACTCTCGCTCAGGCACACTTCCGCGGGACTATTCTACCCTCACTTCGCTTTCCTCCCAGG ACTCCCGTGGGGCTGTGGGTGTGCCTGACACACCCACTCGGCTGGTGTTCTCCGCCCTGGGGCCCACATCTTTGAAAGTGAGCTGGCAGGAGCCACAGTGTGACCGAGTACTGCTGGGCTACAGTGTGGAGTACCAACTCCTCAATGGCG GCGAGCTGCATCGGCTCAACATCCCTAACCCTGGCCAAACCTCAGTGGTGGTAGAAGACCTCCTGCCCAACCACTCGTATGTGTTCCGAGTGCGGGCCCAGAGCCAGGAGGGCTGGGGCCGCGAGCGAGAGGGTGTCATCACCATTGAGTCACAGGTGCACCCGCAAAGCCCTCTCTGCCCCCTGCCAG gctctgccttcACTCTGAGCACCCCCAGTGCCCCGGGCCCACTGGTGTTCACCGCCCTAAGTCCAGACTCCCTGCAGCTGAGCTGGGAGCGGCC
- the Itgb4 gene encoding integrin beta-4 isoform X2 — translation MAGPCSSLWVKLLLAAMLSASLPGNMANRCKKAQVKSCTECIRVDKSCAYCTDELFKERRCNTQAELLAAGCRGESVLVMESGLEITENTQIDTTLHRSQVSPQGLHVRLRPGEERNFVFKVFEPQESPMDLYILMDFSNSMSDDLDNLKQMGQNLARILRQLTSDYTIGFGKFVDKVSVPQTDMRPEKLKEPWPNSDPPFSFKNVISLTESVEEFLDKLQGERISGNLDAPEGGFDAILQTAVCTRDIGWRADSTHLLVFSTESAFHYEADGANVLAGIMNRNDEKCHLDATGTYTQYKTQDYPSVPTLVRLLAKHNIIPIFAVTNYSYSYYEKLHKYFPVSSLGVLQEDSSNIVELLEEAFYRIRSNLDIRALDSPRGLRTEVTSDTFQKTETGSFHIKRGEVGTYNVQLRAVEDIDGTHVCQLAEEDQRGNIHLKPSFSDGLRIDASVICDVCPCELQKEVRSAHCHYRGDFMCGHCVCNEGWSGKTCNCSTGSLSDTQPCLREGEDKPCSGRGECQCGRCVCYGEGRYEGHFCEYDNFQCPRTSGFLCNDRGRCSMGQCVCEPGWTGRSCDCPLSNATCIDSNGGICNGRGFCECGRCHCNQQSLYTDTTCEINYSAIRLGLCEDLRSCVQCQAWGTGEKKGRTCEDCSFKVKMVDELKKAEEVVEYCSFRDEDDDCTYSYTVEGDGSPGPNSTVLVHRKKDCPPGSFWWLIPLLIFLLLLLALLLLLCWKYCACCKACLGLLPCCNRGHMVGFKEDHYMLRENLMASDHLDTPMLRSGNLKGRDTVRWKITNNVQRPGFATHAASTSPTELVPYGLSLRLARLCTENLMKPGTRECDQLRQEVEENLNEVYRQVNGAHKLQQTKFRQQPNAGKRQDHTIVDTVLLAPRSAKQTLLKLTEKQVEQGSFHELKVAPGYYTLTAEQDARGMVEFQEGVELVDVRVPLFIRPEDDDEKQLLVEAIDVPVGTATLGRRLVNITIIKEQASGVVSFEQPEYSVSRGEQVVRIPVIRHILDNGKSQVSYSTQDNTAHGHRDYVPVEGELLFHPGETWKELQVKLLELQEVDSLLRGRQVRRFHVQLSNPKFGAHLGQPNSATVIIGEQDETDRSLINQELSPPPPRGDLGAPQNPNAKAAGSRKIHFNWLPPPGKPMGYRVKYWIQGDSESEAHLLDSKVPSVELTNLYPYCDYEMKVCAYGAQGEGPYSSLVSCRTHQEVPSEPGRLAFNVVSSTVTQLSWAEPAETNGEITAYEVCYGLVNEDNRPIGPMKKVLVDNPKNRMLLIENLRESQPYRYTVKARNGAGWGPEREAIINLATQPKRPMSIPIIPDIPIVDAQGGEDYESFLMYSDDVLRSPASSQRPSVSDDTEHLVNGRMDFAYPGSASSLHRMTAANAAYGTHLSPHLSHRVLSTSSTLTRDYHSLTRTEHSRSGTLPRDYSTLTSLSSQGLPPIWEDRRSRLPLSWTLGSWSRAQMKGIPASRGSPDSIILAGQSAAPSWGTDSRGAVGVPDTPTRLVFSALGPTSLKVSWQEPQCDRVLLGYSVEYQLLNGGELHRLNIPNPGQTSVVVEDLLPNHSYVFRVRAQSQEGWGREREGVITIESQVHPQSPLCPLPGSAFTLSTPSAPGPLVFTALSPDSLQLSWERPRRPNGDILGYLVTCEMAQGGGQATTFRVDGDNLESRLTVPGLSENVPYKFKVQARTTEGFGPEREGIITIESQDGGPFPQLGSHSGLFQNPLQGEYSSITTTHSTTTEPFLMDGLTLGSQRLEAGGSLTRHVTQEFVSRTLMASGSLNTQVDQQFFQT, via the exons cagcctgTGGGTGAAGCTGCTGCTGGCAGCAATGTTGAGTGCCAGTCTTCCTGGAAACATGG CCAACCGCTGCAAGAAGGCTCAGGTGAAGAGTTGTACGGAGTGCATCCGTGTGGATAAGAGCTGTGCCTACTGCACAGACGAG CTGTTCAAGGAGAGGCGATGCAACACCCAGGCGGAGCTTCTGGCTGCAGGCTGCCGGGGAGAGAGCGTGCTGGTCATGGAGAGCGGCCTTGAGATCACAGAG AACACCCAGATTGACACCACCCTGCACCGCAGCCAGGTGTCTCCCCAAGGCCTGCACGTCCGGCTGCGACCGGGTGAGGAGCGTAACTTTGTGTTCAAGGTGTTTGAGCCCCAGGAGAGCCCCATGGATCTGTATATCCTTATGGACTTCTCCAACTCCATGTCTGACGATCTGGACAACCTCAAGCAGATGGGGCAGAACCTGG CCAGGATCCTGCGCCAGCTCACCAGTGACTACACTATTGGATTTGGAAAGTTTGTGGACAAAGTCAGTGTCCCTCAGACAGACATGAGGCCTGAGAA GCTGAAGGAGCCCTGGCCCAACAGCGACCCCCCATTCTCCTTCAAGAATGTCATCAGCTTGACAGAGAGTGTGGAAGAATTCTTGGACAAACTGCAAGGAGAGCGCATCTCAGGCAACCTGGACGCTCCTGAAGGGGGCTTCGATGCCATCCTGCAGACCGCTGTATGCACA AGGGACATCGGCTGGAGGGCTGACAGCACCCACCTGCTGGTGTTCTCCACCGAGTCTGCCTTCCACTATGAGGCTGATGGTGCCAATGTGCTGGCTGGCATCATGAACCGTAATGATGAGAAGTGCCACCTGGATGCCACAGGCACCTACACCCAGTACAAGACACAGGACTACCCATCTGTGCCCACACTGGTGCGCCTGCTCGCCAAACACAACATCATACCCATCTTTGCCGTCACCAACTACTCTTACAGCTACTATGAG AAACTTCATAAGtattttcctgtctcctcactggGAGTGCTGCAGGAGGACTCATCCAACATCGTGGAGCTGCTGGAGGAGGCCTTCTAT CGAATTCGCTCCAACCTGGATATCCGGGCTCTGGACAGCCCACGAGGCCTGAGGACGGAGGTCACCTCCGATACATTCCAGAAGACAGAGACGGGGTCCTTTCACATCAAGCGGGGAGAAGTG GGCACATACAATGTACAGCTTCGGGCAGTGGAGGACATAGATGGGACACACGTGTGCCAGCTGGCAGAGGAAGACCAAAGAGGCAACATCCACCTAAAACCGTCCTTCTCCGATGGCCTCCGCATAGACGCGAGCGTCATCTGTGATGTGTGCCCCTGTGAGCTG CAAAAGGAAGTGCGGTCAGCTCACTGCCACTACAGAGGAGACTTCATGTGTGGACACTGTGTGTGCAACGAGGGCTg GAGTGGCAAGACCTGTAACTGCTCCACGGGCTCTCTGAGCGACACGCAGCCCTGCCTGCGTGAGGGGGAGGACAAACCCTGCTCCGGCCGCGGCGAGTGCCAGTGTGGACGCTGTGTGTGCTACGGCGAAGGCCGCTATGAGGGTCACTTCTGCGAGTACGACAACTTCCAGTGTCCCCGCACCTCTGGATTCCTGTGCAATG ATCGAGGACGCTGCTCCatgggacagtgtgtgtgtgagcctggTTGGACAGGCCGCAGCTGTGACTGTCCCCTCAGCAACGCCACCTGCATCGATAGCAATGGG ggCATCTGCAATGGCCGAGGCTTCTGTGAGTGTGGCCGCTGCCACTGCAACCAGCAGTCACTCTACACGGACACCACCTGTGAGATCAACTACTCCGCG ATCCGCCTGGGCCTCTGTGAGGACCTGCGCTCCTGTGTGCAGTGCCAGGCCTGGGGCACTGGGGAGAAGAAAGGGCGCACGTGTGAGGACTGCAGCTTCAAAGTCAAGATGGTCGACGAGCTTAAGAAAG CGGAAGAGGTGGTGGAGTACTGTTCCTTCCGGGACGAGGACGATGACTGCACTTACAGCTACACCGTGGAGGGCGACGGCAGTCCTGGGCCCAACAGCACCGTGCTGGTACACAGGAAGAAAG ACTGCCCTCCCGGCTCCTTCTGGTGGCTCATCCCCCTGCTCATCTTCCTCCTGTTGCTCCtggcgctgctgctgctgctctgctgGAAATACTGTGCCTGCTGCAAG GCCTGCCTGGGGCTTCTCCCTTGCTGCAACCGAG GTCACATGGTGGGCTTCAAGGAAGATCACTATATGCTCCGGGAGAACCTGATGGCCTCCGACCACCTGGACACGCCCATGCTCCGCAGTGGAAACCTTAAGGGCCGAGACACAGTCCGCTGGAAGATCACCAATAATGTGCAGCGACCTGGTTTTGCCACCCATGCCGCCAGCACCAGCCCCACGGAGCTTG TGCCCTACGGGCTGTCTCTACGCCTTGCCCGCCTCTGCACTGAGAACCTCATGAAGCCCGGCACTCGAGAATGTGACCAGCTGCGCCAGGAGGTGGAGGAAAAT CTGAATGAAGTGTACAGACAGGTCAACGGTGCACACAAACTCCAGCAGACAAAGTTCCG ACAGCAACCCAATGCCGGGAAAAG GCAAGACCACACCATTGTGGACACGGTGCTGTTGGCGCCCCGATCGGCCAAGCAGACCCTACTGAAGCTGACAGAGAAGCAAGTGGAGCAGGGGTCCTTCCATGAACTCAAGGTGGCCCCTGGATACTACACCCTCACCGCGGAGCAGG ATGCCCGGGGCATGGTGGAGTTCCAGGAGGGTGTAGAGCTGGTGGATGTGCGAGTGCCCCTCTTCATCCGGCCTGAGGATGATGATGAGAAGCAGCTGCTGGTGGAGGCTATCGATGTTCCCGTGGGTACTGCTACCCTTGGTCGCCGCCTGGTaaacatcaccatcatcaaggAGCAAG CCAGCGGGGTAGTGTCCTTTGAGCAGCCTGAGTACTCCGTGAGCCGTGGAGAGCAGGTAGTCCGCATCCCTGTCATCCGGCACATCCTGGATAACGGCAAGTCCCAGGTCTCCTACAGCACACAGGATAATACAGCACATGGCCACCGG GactatgtccctgtggagggtgAGCTGCTCTTCCACCCAGGAGAgacctggaaggagttgcaggtgAAGCTCCTGGAGCTGCAGGAAGTAGATTCCCTCCTGCGTGGCCGCCAGGTCCGCCGCTTCCACGTCCAACTCAGCAACCCTAAGTTCGGAGCCCACCTGGGCCAGCCCAACTCAGCCACCGTCATCATCGGGGAGCAAG ATGAAACAGACAGGAGCCTCATAAATCAGGAACTCTCACCACCGCCACCCCGTGGGGACCTGGGTGCCCCACAGAACCCCAATGCCAAGGCTGCCGGGTCCAGGAAGATCCATTTCAACTGGCTGCCCCCTCCTGGCAAGCCAATGGGATACAGG GTGAAGTACTGGATCCAGGGCGACTCCGAGTCTGAAGCCCACCTGCTGGACAGCAAGGTGCCCTCGGTGGAGCTCACCAACCTGTATCCCTATTGCGACTACGAAATGAAGGTGTGTGCCTACGGGGCACAGGGTGAGGGGCCCTATAGCTCACTCGTGTCCTGCCGCACCCATCAGGAAG TGCCCAGTGAGCCAGGGCGACTGGCTTTCAATGTTGTCTCTTCTACGGTGACCCAGTTGAGCTGGGCTGAGCCAGCTGAGACCAATGGCGAGATCACAGCCTACGAGGTCTGCTATGGACTGGTCAACGAGGACAACC GACCCATTGGACCCATGAAGAAGGTGCTGGTGGACAACCCCAAGAACCGGATGCTGCTCATTGAGAATCTGCGAGAATCCCAGCCATATCGATACACAGTGAAGGCACGAAATGGGGCAGGATGGGGACCCGAGAGAGAGGCTATCATCAACCTGGCCACGCAGCCCAAGCGGCCCATGTCCA TTCCCATCATCCCAGACATCCCCATTGTGGACGCCCAGGGTGGAGAAGACTACGAAAGCTTCCTCATGTATAGTGACGATGTTCTGCGCTCCCCAGCCAGCAGCCAGAGGCCCAGTGTTTCTGATGACACTG AGCACCTGGTGAACGGCCGGATGGACTTTGCCTATCCAGGCAGTGCAAGCTCCCTACACAGGATGACCGCGGCCAATGCTGCCTACGGCACACATCTGAGCCCGCACCTGTCCCACCGAGTGCTGAGTACATCCTCCACCCTCACTCGCGACTACCACTCTCTGACCCGCACAGAGCACTCTCGCTCAGGCACACTTCCGCGGGACTATTCTACCCTCACTTCGCTTTCCTCCCAGG GCCTCCCTCCTATCTGGGAAGATAGGAGGAGCAGGCTTCCGCTGTCTTGGACCCTTGGGTCCTGGAGCCGGGCTCAGATGAAGGGTATCCCCGCATCCAGGGGTTCACCAGACTCTATAATCCTGGCTGGGCAGTCGGCAGCACCCTCCTGGGGTACAG ACTCCCGTGGGGCTGTGGGTGTGCCTGACACACCCACTCGGCTGGTGTTCTCCGCCCTGGGGCCCACATCTTTGAAAGTGAGCTGGCAGGAGCCACAGTGTGACCGAGTACTGCTGGGCTACAGTGTGGAGTACCAACTCCTCAATGGCG GCGAGCTGCATCGGCTCAACATCCCTAACCCTGGCCAAACCTCAGTGGTGGTAGAAGACCTCCTGCCCAACCACTCGTATGTGTTCCGAGTGCGGGCCCAGAGCCAGGAGGGCTGGGGCCGCGAGCGAGAGGGTGTCATCACCATTGAGTCACAGGTGCACCCGCAAAGCCCTCTCTGCCCCCTGCCAG gctctgccttcACTCTGAGCACCCCCAGTGCCCCGGGCCCACTGGTGTTCACCGCCCTAAGTCCAGACTCCCTGCAGCTGAGCTGGGAGCGGCC